A section of the Ogataea parapolymorpha DL-1 chromosome II, whole genome shotgun sequence genome encodes:
- a CDS encoding Protein serine/threonine kinase yields MTAGAPPLVYKPGTVLTVGSHKVVIEKYLSQGGFAHVYTCRISPAWRDQKIACLKRVAVPDKPTLNVLRQEVDAMRRLQGKSCIVSYIDSHASRMANGVGYEVFLLMEYCSGNGLIDFMNTRLVNKLKEPEILQIMGEITEGVAHMHALNPPLIHKDIKIENVLLSSDRHYKLCDFGSASPPLRPPRNVEEFEILQNDIMKHTTPQYRCPEMIDLYKGQPIDEKSDIWALGVFLYKLCYYTTPFEQNAINGNGNGGGGEYAILHGLYSFPPTPPYSTRLKNVIARCLMVDPKKRPTVFQLLEEVCKMRGVPYPNIAKTTDQTRNLHAAQPPPMPRRPATTEELVAPSVKNEVASNSSREHVLQKSYSEKVMAHHLTAQDPFARLDKTKFVAPSNNKSTSDLAQSFARPEFTRRSSSKSRPLSMSAASLHKQASGPVSHADLIDGMTREEVVELSPNHHNNINSSVDFIKSATPQRTGDSFKSRFASLKTSNTGHHKRSSISSIKDLLTGGRSRESSRNPSYSSIKSRNASGSNRSTDSLQEFTTIYRADSNSSSSASETFIEDEQTTPRAEKPSVPAHRPPKRSNSIQRRVHMLLNRKPSPPPAKTAHGYGKYTDNSSMPPPAKPKVNKIPIKVITPSRTTNTSPPPFATPSSTATSPYSPLSVSSSYRDAGEKLSYQDAVLSRVNSVDSSTPSTPLRNRAKTSSKKPPPRPKKPEHLSSNKSTPQKPPPPARNSFSDDDVEALERRFYEKFPSAL; encoded by the coding sequence ATGACCGCCGGAGCCCCGCCCTTGGTATATAAACCGGGCACCGTGTTGACCGTGGGCTCGCACAAAGTTGTCATTGAGAAGTACTTGTCCCAGGGAGGCTTTGCGCACGTGTACACTTGCCGTATCAGTCCTGCCTGGCGAGATCAGAAAATAGCATGTCTGAAAAGAGTGGCGGTGCCCGACAAACCAACGCTGAACGTGCTTCGCCAGGAGGTCGACGCCATGAGACGGCTCCAGGGGAAAAGCTGCATTGTGTCGTACATCGACTCGCACGCTTCACGGATGGCCAACGGGGTAGGATACGAGGTGTTCCTGCTGATGGAGTACTGTTCTGGAAACGGCTTGATCGATTTCATGAACACGCGGctggtgaacaagctgaaggagccGGAGATTCTGCAGATCATGGGCGAGATCACGGAGGGTGTGGCGCACATGCACGCTCTGAATCCCCCGCTAATCCATAAAGAcatcaagatcgaaaacGTGCTACTCTCCAGCGACAGACACTACAAATTGTGCGATTTTGGGTCGGCGTCGCCGCCGTTGAGACCGCCACGCAACGTCGAGGAGTTCGAGATTCTCCAGAACGACATAATGAAACACACTACGCCCCAGTACCGCTGTCCGGAAATGATAGACCTGTACAAAGGACagccgatcgacgagaaGTCGGATATCTGGGCGTTGGGCGTGTTTTTGTACAAGCTCTGCTATTACACGACACCTTTCGAACAGAATGCCATTAACGGCAACGGCAACGGTGGAGGCGGCGAGTATGCTATTTTGCACGGCCTGTACTCGTTCCCTCCAACTCCCCCGTACAGTACAAGATTGAAGAACGTGATTGCGAGGTGTTTGATGGTGGACCCAAAGAAGAGACCGAccgttttccagctgctggaggaagtTTGCAAGATGCGTGGTGTTCCGTACCCAAACATAGCCAAGACCACAGACCAGACCCGAAACCTCCATGCTGCCCAGCCGCCGCCTATGCCGCGTCGGCCTGCCACGACAGAAGAGCTGGTTGCTCCTTCGGTCAAAAACGAGGTGGCAAGCAACTCTTCCAGAGAGCATGTGTTGCAGAAGTCGTATTCTGAGAAAGTCATGGCGCACCATTTGACTGCGCAGGACCCTTTTGCAAGGCTCGACAAAACCAAGTTTGTGGCGCCGTCCAATAACAAGTCCACGTCGGATCTTGCGCAGTCGTTTGCGCGTCCCGAATTCACCAGAaggtcctcgtccaagTCGCGCCCGCTCAGCATGTCTGCCGCCAGTCTCCACAAACAGGCGTCTGGCCCCGTGTCGCACGCTGACCTCATCGATGGCATGACTAGagaggaggtggtggagctgTCTCCGAACCACCATAACAATATCAACAGCTCTGTCGACTTCATCAAGAGCGCCACTCCACAGAGAACAGGCGACAGCTTCAAGTCGCGCTTTGCGAGCCTGAAAACGTCTAACACCGGCCACCACAAGCGGTCGAGCATTTCATCGATCAAGGACCTCTTGACTGGGGGCAGATCGCGCGAATCGAGCAGAAACCCGTCCTATTCTTCCATAAAGAGCAGAAATGCGTCCGGCTCGAACCGCAGCACAGACTCGTTGCAGGAGTTCACGACGATCTACCGCGCGGACTCGAACTCGAGCTCCTCAGCGTCGGAAACGTtcatcgaggacgagcagACCACGCCGCGCGCAGAAAAGCCAAGCGTGCCTGCGCACCGGCCACCTAAACGGTCAAACTCGATCCAACGTAGAGTGCACATGTTGCTGAACCGCAAGCCGTCGCCGCCTCCGGCGAAAACGGCACACGGGTACGGAAAATACACCGACAATAGCAGCATGCCGCCGCCGGCAAAGCCcaaggtcaacaagatccCGATCAAGGTGATCACGCCGTCCAGAACGACGAACACCTCACCGCCGCCGTTTGCCACGCCAAGCTCGACAGCCACGTCGCCGTACTCGCCGctgtctgtgtcgtcgtcctACAGAGATGCGGGCGAGAAGCTGAGCTACCAGGACGCGGTGCTGAGTCGCGTCAACAGCGTCGACTCGTCGACTCCGTCGACCCCGTTGCGGAACAGAGCGAAGACCAGCTCCAAGAAACCGCCTCCACGGCCAAAGAAACCAGAGCATCTGAGCTCCAACAAGTCGACGCCCCAGAAGCCGCCGCCGCCTGCGCGCAACAGcttcagcgacgacgacgtcgagGCGCTCGAAAGACGCTTCTACGAAAAGTTCCCCAGTGCATTATAG